In Woeseia oceani, one DNA window encodes the following:
- a CDS encoding helix-turn-helix transcriptional regulator, with the protein MSRSLFESNGWHAAIGQLIAADTDVSMAASLIDAVSVIVNHEGTCLLAFHNDARPEVLHHSLEPAGEKHYLKRYLDGPYLLDPLYQLAIRATKPELCRFRDELPDRFRASEYYRQYCERTHLLDEMDFLLEISPRTTLVLVIGRRDRMFTQAELRRLKLIAPTVQAAMKRIWALRSTTDVQDDDSQFHRRLTRCFDQFGTGVLTDRERQISQFLLRGHSSKSIARELDIAPGTVMVHKRNLFAKLGISSQYELFAQLIDKLSAGDGKG; encoded by the coding sequence GTGAGCCGTAGTCTTTTCGAATCGAACGGCTGGCACGCAGCAATCGGTCAATTGATCGCGGCAGATACCGACGTGTCCATGGCGGCATCATTGATCGATGCAGTCAGTGTGATTGTCAATCACGAAGGCACTTGTCTGCTGGCTTTCCACAACGACGCACGGCCGGAAGTTCTGCATCATTCCTTGGAACCGGCGGGCGAAAAACACTACCTGAAACGCTACCTGGACGGTCCGTACCTGCTTGATCCTCTGTACCAGCTGGCAATACGCGCGACCAAACCCGAATTGTGCCGCTTCCGTGACGAGTTGCCGGACCGCTTCCGCGCGAGTGAATATTACCGGCAGTATTGCGAACGGACGCACTTGCTGGATGAGATGGACTTCTTGCTCGAGATCAGCCCGCGCACCACGCTGGTTCTGGTCATTGGGCGGCGTGACCGAATGTTCACTCAGGCTGAGTTAAGACGCCTGAAACTGATTGCACCAACAGTGCAGGCGGCCATGAAACGCATTTGGGCATTGCGGTCGACTACCGATGTGCAGGACGACGACAGTCAATTTCATCGCCGCCTTACCCGTTGTTTCGACCAGTTTGGTACGGGCGTCCTGACGGATCGTGAACGTCAGATCAGTCAGTTTCTGTTACGTGGTCACTCGTCCAAATCGATTGCCCGCGAGCTGGATATCGCACCGGGAACTGTGATGGTTCACAAGCGCAATCTTTTCGCCAAGCTGGGTATCAGTTCCCAGTACGAATTGTTCGCGCAACTCATCGATAAACTCAGCGCCGGAGACGGCAAAGGCTGA
- a CDS encoding fatty acid desaturase — protein sequence MSARNYANTLREPEGLRYNGLALLYAGLGWALGLMGILQDSLAINALATLLLAHAMIIAAYLVHECAHNLVFRSIRHNAALGRALTWLCGAAYGTYEDIRYKHFRHHVDNDDVVWFDYEWFFREHPLTLRVTRILEWFYVPAHDLIMHGIMIFTSFLIPERRAQRKYNVTVIVIRAGLFLALLIAAPKAAFLYVLAYLIMMTVLRFMDSLQHDYPYSLTLFTKGRPPRKGDVEWEQEHTYSNPHSLRFQRLNWLTLNFGFHNAHHADMNLPWYRLPAKHREMYGDPADAVIPLSAQLRVFHRQRVRRIMDNHEEDAPSGREWLRAAQRAEVYGGNAASFLTSF from the coding sequence GTGAGCGCACGAAACTACGCCAATACACTGCGTGAACCGGAAGGACTCAGGTACAACGGTCTGGCGCTGCTCTATGCGGGGCTGGGCTGGGCGCTGGGGCTGATGGGCATTCTGCAGGACTCGCTCGCAATCAATGCACTGGCCACACTGCTGCTGGCGCACGCAATGATCATTGCCGCCTACCTGGTTCATGAGTGCGCGCATAACCTGGTATTTCGCAGTATTCGTCACAATGCAGCGCTCGGCAGGGCGCTGACCTGGCTGTGCGGTGCAGCGTACGGTACTTACGAGGACATTCGCTACAAGCACTTTCGTCACCACGTGGACAACGACGATGTGGTCTGGTTCGACTACGAATGGTTTTTTCGTGAACATCCACTGACATTGCGAGTGACGCGCATTCTCGAGTGGTTCTACGTACCTGCCCATGATCTGATCATGCACGGCATCATGATCTTCACGTCGTTTCTGATTCCGGAGCGACGTGCGCAACGAAAATACAATGTAACCGTCATTGTGATCAGAGCAGGGCTGTTTTTGGCGTTGTTAATCGCCGCGCCGAAAGCTGCTTTCCTGTATGTCCTTGCGTACCTGATCATGATGACCGTATTGCGATTCATGGACAGCTTGCAGCATGACTATCCCTACAGTCTTACCTTGTTCACCAAGGGCCGGCCGCCACGCAAGGGTGACGTCGAATGGGAGCAGGAGCATACCTACAGCAATCCCCACTCCCTGCGGTTTCAACGTCTCAATTGGTTAACGTTGAACTTTGGTTTTCATAACGCGCACCATGCCGATATGAATCTGCCGTGGTACCGCTTGCCGGCCAAGCACCGGGAAATGTACGGGGATCCTGCCGACGCCGTTATTCCGCTTTCTGCCCAGCTTCGTGTTTTCCATCGTCAGCGCGTCCGGCGAATCATGGATAATCACGAGGAAGATGCGCCCAGCGGCCGCGAGTGGCTGCGAGCGGCGCAGCGTGCCGAAGTATACGGTGGCAATGCCGCCTCATTCCTCACCTCTTTCTAG
- a CDS encoding isovaleryl-CoA dehydrogenase — MFDFDFGLGEDIDLLRDTVRGFATDHIAPRAEAIDAENQFPRDLWPQLGELGLLGITVEEEYGGSGLGYLAHVVAMEEISRASASVGLSYGAHSNLCVNQLRRWGTEEQKQEFLPKLISGEFVGALAMSEAGAGSDVMGMRTRAVREDDTFVLNGNKMWITNAPEADVTIIYARSDDGEGSAKLSAFLVEKGTPGFSSAQKLDKLGMRGSDTSEVVLQDCKVPVSRMLGETGRGAAILMSGLDYERLVLAAGPLGIMRACFDLVMPYIHDRKQFGEPVGTFQLMQGKIADMYTAMNASRAYVYAVAKACDRGQTTRFDAAACILIAAEKATWMAGETIQALGGNGYINEYPAGRLWRDAKLYEIGAGTSEIRRMLIGRELYDAFS, encoded by the coding sequence ATGTTTGATTTTGATTTTGGCCTTGGCGAGGACATTGATCTGCTTCGCGATACGGTGCGGGGTTTTGCGACCGACCATATTGCTCCCCGAGCTGAAGCGATCGACGCGGAGAATCAATTTCCACGCGATCTTTGGCCGCAACTGGGTGAGTTGGGCTTGCTCGGTATTACGGTTGAAGAGGAGTACGGCGGTAGTGGGCTAGGCTATCTCGCTCATGTCGTCGCGATGGAAGAGATCAGCCGGGCGTCGGCATCCGTTGGCTTGTCGTACGGTGCACACTCCAATCTGTGCGTGAACCAACTCCGTCGATGGGGCACCGAAGAACAGAAACAGGAATTCTTGCCGAAGTTGATAAGCGGTGAGTTTGTCGGCGCGCTTGCAATGAGCGAGGCCGGTGCGGGTTCCGACGTCATGGGTATGCGTACTCGGGCTGTTCGTGAAGACGATACATTCGTGCTGAACGGCAACAAGATGTGGATTACCAATGCCCCGGAAGCGGATGTCACTATTATCTACGCACGCAGCGACGACGGCGAAGGGTCAGCCAAGCTGAGCGCCTTCCTGGTTGAGAAAGGTACGCCAGGATTTTCCAGCGCACAAAAGCTCGACAAACTGGGCATGCGCGGTAGTGATACCTCCGAGGTCGTATTGCAGGACTGCAAGGTTCCCGTCTCAAGAATGCTCGGCGAGACAGGTCGCGGTGCCGCGATTCTGATGTCCGGACTGGACTACGAGCGACTGGTCCTGGCGGCCGGGCCTCTTGGTATCATGCGGGCGTGTTTTGACCTCGTCATGCCCTACATTCACGATCGCAAACAGTTTGGCGAGCCAGTTGGCACGTTTCAGTTGATGCAGGGGAAGATCGCCGACATGTACACCGCCATGAACGCTAGCAGGGCGTATGTTTACGCCGTGGCAAAAGCTTGCGATCGGGGACAAACGACGCGTTTTGACGCTGCTGCCTGTATTCTGATCGCAGCGGAGAAAGCAACCTGGATGGCCGGTGAGACCATTCAGGCGCTGGGCGGGAACGGCTACATCAACGAGTATCCTGCGGGGCGCTTGTGGCGTGACGCGAAACTGTACGAGATTGGTGCCGGCACCAGCGAAATTCGCCGGATGCTGATCGGTCGTGAACTGTACGATGCCTTTTCCTGA
- a CDS encoding ExbD/TolR family protein, whose product MKMSARAKRMDRRHSKAKKGGSLNLVSLMDIFTILVFFLLVNSSDVEVLPNAKEIQLPESIAEEKAKETVVILIGDTDIIVQGTPVAKVDDVMQQSGNSIPELKAALLRQNDRVLRRTAEDDVANREVTIMGDRDIPYRLLKKVMATCTDSDYGRISLAVLQKSSDQLGELAANR is encoded by the coding sequence ATGAAAATGTCAGCACGCGCCAAGCGCATGGATCGACGCCACTCGAAGGCCAAAAAGGGCGGTTCGCTCAACCTGGTCTCGCTCATGGACATCTTTACGATTCTGGTCTTCTTCCTGCTGGTTAATTCTTCCGACGTGGAAGTATTGCCGAATGCGAAAGAAATTCAGTTGCCCGAATCGATAGCGGAAGAAAAAGCCAAGGAAACGGTTGTCATTCTGATCGGCGACACGGACATCATCGTGCAGGGCACGCCAGTGGCAAAGGTTGACGATGTGATGCAGCAAAGCGGCAACAGTATTCCTGAGTTGAAAGCGGCCCTGTTGCGGCAGAACGACCGCGTGCTGCGGCGCACGGCCGAAGACGACGTGGCCAATCGTGAAGTGACGATCATGGGAGACAGGGACATTCCCTACCGTTTACTGAAAAAGGTCATGGCAACGTGCACCGATTCGGACTATGGCCGAATCTCGCTTGCGGTACTGCAGAAAAGTTCTGATCAGCTCGGCGAACTCGCCGCTAATCGCTAA
- the aceA gene encoding isocitrate lyase, translated as MQREEQTRELEELWSNSPRWKNVRRDYSAADVVKLRGSVHIEHTLARLGAEKLWRLINRSEPLCALGAMTGNQAIQEVQAGLKAIYCSGWQVAGDGNSAGEMYPDQSLYPADSVPKMVERINNALLRTDEVQALDGKQEIDWLAPVIADAEAGFGGNLNAFELMKHMIRAGASGVHFEDQLSSAKKCGHMGGKVLVPTQEAVGKLAAARLAADVLGVPTVLLARTDADAANLITSDVDQRDHEFITGERTAEGFYRTRAGLDQAIARGLAYAPYADLLWCETSKPDLEQAAKFADAIHSRYPEQLLAYNCSPSFNWQANLDEQTMRTFREELGRMGYKFQFITLAGWHALNSSMFRLSRAYKADGMFAYSQLQQREFADEAHGFRAAKHQSFVGAGYFDAVQNTIMAGQSSTTALSGSTEEEQFAA; from the coding sequence ATGCAACGAGAAGAGCAAACACGGGAATTGGAAGAGCTTTGGAGCAACAGCCCGCGCTGGAAAAATGTCCGGCGCGATTACAGTGCTGCTGACGTTGTGAAACTGCGCGGGTCCGTGCACATCGAGCATACGCTGGCGAGGCTGGGCGCTGAAAAGCTATGGCGCCTGATTAATCGCTCAGAGCCGCTATGTGCGCTCGGTGCGATGACCGGTAACCAGGCGATCCAGGAAGTACAGGCAGGTCTGAAAGCGATTTATTGTTCTGGCTGGCAGGTTGCCGGAGACGGCAACAGCGCCGGTGAAATGTACCCGGATCAGAGCCTCTACCCGGCTGATTCGGTGCCCAAGATGGTTGAACGCATTAACAATGCATTGCTGCGGACCGATGAAGTTCAGGCGCTTGATGGCAAGCAGGAGATCGATTGGCTTGCGCCGGTTATCGCGGATGCTGAAGCGGGGTTCGGCGGCAATCTGAACGCGTTTGAGCTGATGAAGCATATGATTCGTGCCGGCGCGTCCGGGGTCCATTTTGAAGATCAGCTGTCCAGCGCAAAAAAATGCGGACACATGGGCGGGAAAGTTCTGGTCCCGACTCAGGAAGCCGTCGGCAAGCTCGCAGCGGCCCGCCTGGCCGCCGATGTCCTCGGCGTACCGACCGTCTTGCTGGCGCGCACCGACGCAGACGCTGCCAACCTGATAACGTCGGATGTCGACCAGCGCGATCACGAATTCATTACCGGCGAGCGCACCGCGGAAGGGTTCTACCGAACCCGCGCCGGGCTGGATCAGGCTATTGCACGGGGCCTGGCATACGCGCCCTACGCGGATTTGCTGTGGTGCGAAACTTCCAAACCTGATCTTGAACAGGCCGCGAAATTCGCGGACGCAATCCACAGCCGCTACCCGGAACAACTGCTGGCCTACAACTGCTCGCCGTCATTCAACTGGCAGGCCAATCTCGATGAGCAGACGATGCGCACGTTCCGCGAGGAACTGGGCAGGATGGGCTACAAGTTCCAGTTCATTACGCTGGCCGGCTGGCATGCGCTGAACTCGAGCATGTTCCGGCTCAGTCGCGCCTACAAGGCCGATGGCATGTTCGCTTATTCGCAACTGCAACAGCGTGAGTTTGCCGACGAGGCGCACGGTTTCCGCGCCGCGAAGCACCAGTCATTTGTCGGTGCGGGCTATTTCGATGCTGTGCAGAACACGATCATGGCGGGTCAGTCATCGACCACCGCGCTCAGCGGTTCAACTGAAGAGGAGCAATTCGCCGCCTGA
- a CDS encoding P-II family nitrogen regulator — protein sequence MKLVTAIVKPFRLDDVRNALGEAGVQGMTVSEVKGFGRQRGHTELYRGAEYVVDFLPKAKIEVAVADERVEAVIEAIINSAKTGKVGDGKIFVTTLDEVWRIRTGETGDSAL from the coding sequence ATGAAGCTCGTGACTGCAATCGTGAAACCTTTTCGCCTCGACGACGTCCGCAACGCCCTGGGCGAGGCCGGAGTGCAAGGAATGACGGTCAGCGAGGTCAAGGGCTTTGGCCGGCAACGGGGCCACACAGAGCTCTACCGCGGCGCTGAGTACGTTGTGGACTTCCTGCCAAAAGCCAAGATCGAAGTGGCCGTCGCTGACGAACGGGTGGAAGCAGTGATCGAAGCCATCATCAACAGTGCCAAGACCGGCAAAGTCGGCGACGGCAAGATATTCGTCACAACACTGGACGAAGTCTGGAGAATCCGTACCGGTGAAACCGGCGACAGTGCGCTGTAA
- a CDS encoding VOC family protein yields the protein MIAYITLGTNDIVRATEFYDGLLAPLGAKRVLETGSFIAWGNNPNLPTLCVTTPYDGNPATVGNGVMVALHARSKELVDSCYANALRLGATDEGAPGVRLGAYYIAYIRDLDGNKLNFFHISDQ from the coding sequence ATGATTGCTTACATAACACTGGGAACTAACGATATCGTTCGGGCTACCGAATTCTACGATGGGCTGCTGGCCCCGCTGGGCGCCAAGCGAGTACTGGAAACGGGCTCGTTCATTGCCTGGGGAAACAACCCGAATTTGCCGACCTTGTGTGTGACGACACCCTATGACGGCAACCCGGCAACCGTTGGCAATGGCGTGATGGTGGCGCTGCATGCCCGCTCCAAAGAGCTGGTTGATTCGTGCTACGCGAATGCGCTGCGCCTCGGCGCAACCGATGAAGGCGCGCCGGGCGTGCGGCTAGGCGCTTACTACATCGCCTACATCCGCGACCTTGATGGTAACAAGCTGAACTTTTTCCACATCAGCGATCAGTGA
- a CDS encoding TMEM165/GDT1 family protein: protein MDLKMLGVVFMTVFLAELGDKTQLATMLFASRDSVSVLTVFAGASFALIAATAMAVFVGSNLAHLVDTRYLTYIAGVGFIAVGVWTLWSAT, encoded by the coding sequence ATGGATTTGAAAATGCTCGGGGTCGTGTTCATGACCGTGTTTCTCGCGGAGCTGGGCGACAAAACGCAGCTCGCCACCATGCTGTTCGCGAGTCGCGACAGCGTCAGTGTGTTGACCGTCTTTGCGGGCGCATCGTTCGCATTGATCGCCGCGACGGCCATGGCTGTGTTCGTGGGTAGCAACCTCGCTCATCTGGTGGATACGCGTTACCTGACCTATATAGCGGGCGTCGGTTTCATCGCGGTGGGCGTGTGGACCTTGTGGTCTGCTACGTGA
- a CDS encoding zinc-dependent alcohol dehydrogenase family protein, whose amino-acid sequence MKAAVYDVFHAPLVVGDYAEPAPKDHGVVLQVKASGICRSDWHGWQGHDPDIRLPHVPGHEMAGVIVAVGKQVKRFAVGQRVTLPFVCGCGSCEPCQRGQQQICDRQSQPGFTHWGSYAEYVAIDFADTNLVALDDSLDFVTAASLGCRFATAYRGIVAQGRVAAGDVVAVHGCGGVGLSAIMIAVALGAEVIAIDIDPTRLQLAACLGAAAEVNAAEVDDVPAAVMALSGAGARVSMDALGSVETCRNSILSLRKQGRHVQVGLMLGDYRAPPLPMDKVVANELEIVGSHGMQAHAYGPMLDMIRDGRLEPARLVANRVSLEEAAAGFADERYLRGRGVTVIDRFA is encoded by the coding sequence ATGAAAGCTGCGGTCTACGATGTATTCCACGCGCCGCTGGTTGTTGGCGACTATGCGGAGCCGGCGCCGAAAGACCACGGGGTGGTGTTGCAGGTCAAGGCCAGCGGCATCTGCCGCAGCGACTGGCACGGTTGGCAAGGCCACGATCCGGACATCCGACTGCCGCATGTGCCGGGTCACGAAATGGCCGGCGTCATTGTCGCCGTTGGCAAACAGGTCAAGCGGTTTGCCGTCGGCCAGCGGGTGACGTTGCCGTTCGTCTGTGGCTGCGGCAGCTGCGAGCCCTGCCAGCGGGGGCAGCAACAAATTTGTGACCGGCAGTCGCAACCCGGCTTTACGCATTGGGGCTCGTATGCGGAATACGTCGCAATCGATTTCGCGGATACCAATCTGGTCGCACTTGATGACAGTTTGGATTTTGTGACGGCGGCCAGCCTCGGTTGCCGGTTTGCCACAGCGTACCGTGGGATAGTCGCGCAAGGCCGGGTTGCGGCAGGCGACGTGGTTGCGGTCCACGGTTGCGGCGGTGTTGGCCTGTCGGCGATCATGATAGCGGTAGCGTTGGGCGCAGAAGTCATAGCAATCGACATCGATCCGACGCGATTGCAGCTCGCGGCATGCCTTGGCGCCGCAGCCGAGGTCAATGCCGCGGAAGTGGATGACGTACCGGCGGCGGTGATGGCACTGAGTGGCGCTGGAGCCAGAGTTTCCATGGATGCGCTGGGCAGCGTTGAGACCTGCCGAAACTCGATATTGTCGCTGCGTAAACAGGGCCGGCACGTGCAAGTGGGTTTGATGCTGGGCGACTACCGTGCGCCACCATTACCAATGGACAAAGTTGTTGCGAATGAACTGGAAATTGTTGGCAGTCATGGAATGCAGGCGCACGCTTACGGTCCAATGCTCGACATGATTCGCGACGGACGTCTTGAACCAGCAAGGCTGGTGGCCAACCGGGTATCCCTAGAGGAAGCGGCGGCCGGGTTTGCGGATGAAAGGTACTTGCGCGGTCGCGGCGTCACCGTGATTGATCGTTTTGCCTGA
- a CDS encoding DUF3612 domain-containing protein, with the protein MRKAHFLGTKIRALRKRNNLTLEDLSVRCVQFDAENAPSVSYLSMIENGKRVPSEALMATIAAIFQKDINWFFDETLEAEPIAVAPKSTGIDGMPLEPGFLFSGEQLQIAIPELLSQTGTTGTQFAHLLIRAHQETRQNRFPDLERAAESIGRKVFPLTLDDLLGMSKRAGLRIRWFDRAASRDRRGAADSMNTLLRSFYEAPNVLWINRKLEKVPQRLKYDLANHLGHRLLHDGDGARAAQVSGDRTQARHPEAESPQLDAKDILYAWRDFECSYFAAALLAPKTPFRQFLARHRYSIDSGKRAELSPGLTMRRMTSVSPYPHWHYFDAYPPGNLRAVYRGNGIPLPWGNMRMVSDPCQHWAVFKMLNAADGSPSAQISVLRSGDDKRLYCCESVRARDAAGNTHVMCAGIDLAPALIAQGIDPVETTNAIEHSCNKSGGVGAIPVTARRQLEAIGKILNIGWIADGAARVASIICPRSRNCPRDKHCLGKVTTRRKTGQDEMRAQIMQAAKD; encoded by the coding sequence ATGCGCAAAGCGCATTTCCTGGGAACCAAAATTCGCGCTTTACGCAAACGCAACAACCTAACGCTGGAGGACCTGTCCGTGCGTTGCGTACAATTCGACGCGGAAAACGCGCCATCGGTGTCCTACCTATCCATGATCGAGAACGGCAAGCGCGTCCCTTCGGAAGCGTTAATGGCCACAATCGCTGCAATCTTTCAGAAAGACATCAACTGGTTTTTTGACGAGACGCTGGAGGCCGAACCAATTGCTGTTGCGCCGAAGTCGACCGGTATCGATGGCATGCCACTGGAACCCGGTTTCCTGTTCAGCGGCGAGCAATTGCAAATAGCCATTCCCGAACTGCTGTCACAAACGGGGACAACAGGCACCCAGTTTGCTCACCTGCTTATTCGCGCACATCAGGAAACCCGCCAGAACCGATTCCCGGACCTTGAACGCGCAGCCGAAAGCATAGGCCGCAAGGTATTTCCGCTGACGCTGGATGACCTGCTCGGGATGAGCAAGCGTGCCGGTCTGCGCATACGCTGGTTCGATCGTGCCGCGAGCCGTGATCGACGCGGCGCGGCCGACTCCATGAACACGCTGCTGCGATCATTCTACGAAGCGCCGAACGTATTGTGGATAAACCGCAAGCTGGAAAAAGTACCGCAACGCCTGAAATACGACCTTGCGAACCATCTCGGTCATCGCTTGTTGCATGACGGTGACGGCGCAAGAGCTGCGCAGGTATCGGGCGACAGAACTCAGGCACGTCACCCGGAGGCCGAGTCGCCGCAACTGGATGCCAAGGACATTCTGTACGCCTGGCGGGACTTTGAATGCAGCTACTTTGCCGCCGCACTGCTCGCGCCAAAAACACCGTTTCGGCAATTCCTGGCCCGGCATCGCTACTCCATTGACAGTGGCAAGCGCGCCGAGCTATCGCCCGGGCTGACGATGCGACGCATGACCAGCGTCTCCCCTTACCCTCACTGGCATTACTTCGATGCTTACCCGCCGGGCAACCTGCGCGCTGTTTACCGTGGCAACGGCATCCCCCTGCCGTGGGGCAATATGCGCATGGTCTCCGACCCGTGCCAGCACTGGGCCGTGTTCAAGATGTTGAACGCGGCAGACGGCTCTCCGTCGGCGCAGATTTCCGTTCTGCGCAGCGGTGACGACAAGCGTCTTTATTGTTGCGAATCCGTGCGCGCCAGGGATGCTGCCGGTAATACGCACGTCATGTGTGCCGGCATAGACCTGGCGCCGGCTCTGATCGCACAGGGTATCGATCCGGTCGAAACGACCAACGCGATAGAGCATTCGTGCAACAAATCCGGCGGGGTCGGCGCGATCCCGGTCACTGCCCGCCGGCAACTGGAGGCCATAGGCAAAATTCTGAACATAGGCTGGATTGCGGATGGCGCAGCCCGCGTAGCGAGCATCATTTGTCCGCGTAGCAGAAACTGTCCGCGCGATAAACATTGTCTCGGCAAAGTCACTACCCGACGAAAAACCGGGCAGGACGAGATGCGCGCTCAGATCATGCAGGCAGCGAAAGACTAG
- a CDS encoding DNA-deoxyinosine glycosylase has product MQRQSNDGDPTAVSVGFSAISATDARLLILGSLPGRPSLAAGEYYANPRNVFWRIMQELLQMPVDLPYAQRTDFLLGKRIALWDVLQSSRRAGSLDAAIEQDSARVNDFNAFLRSHTQLRLVALNGKAAGKLFRSKVLPGLRVVCPETVVLPSTSPAYAAMPYPEKRHYWLQVLDALAD; this is encoded by the coding sequence GTGCAGCGGCAAAGCAATGATGGCGATCCAACCGCAGTCTCGGTCGGCTTTTCTGCCATTTCGGCAACTGATGCGCGGCTGCTGATACTGGGCAGTTTGCCGGGCAGGCCGTCACTCGCCGCCGGCGAATACTATGCGAATCCGCGCAATGTGTTCTGGCGGATTATGCAGGAGTTGTTGCAGATGCCGGTCGACCTCCCGTACGCGCAACGCACGGACTTTCTGCTGGGAAAGCGCATTGCATTGTGGGATGTACTGCAGTCGTCACGTCGCGCAGGCAGTCTCGATGCGGCGATTGAACAGGACAGCGCCCGGGTCAATGATTTCAATGCATTCCTGCGCTCGCACACGCAGCTGCGACTGGTGGCCCTGAACGGCAAGGCAGCGGGCAAACTGTTTCGGAGCAAAGTGTTGCCCGGGCTGCGGGTGGTCTGCCCGGAAACTGTTGTATTGCCGTCGACGAGTCCGGCGTATGCTGCTATGCCGTATCCTGAGAAGCGACACTATTGGTTGCAGGTTCTGGATGCGTTGGCAGATTAG
- a CDS encoding AgmX/PglI C-terminal domain-containing protein: protein MDIPYYREFELPWSNDSGQERKFRRLLLIVMLSLAFLGLVWPFLPSPEPDPNEIEEIPPRIAKLLLQDKPPPPPPPRVEPEPEPEPVPLNEPEPQQVVEATPEPEPQPLPEPEPVPAPVDQQQLARERAQAALLPFTQDLASLRDNDALEKVADTRPLTASVGESVRNERSMITSSVGTSSGGINTAAMSRNTGGSGLGDRNTTQVASPVAGLGAAAGEARRTGSSGKASRSREEIELVFDRNKGAIFALYNRALRQDPSLQGKLVLRLTIAPSGEVTLCEVVSSELGDAELERKLVQRIRLFRFEARDVEAITTTKPIDFFPA from the coding sequence TTGGATATTCCGTACTACAGAGAGTTTGAGTTGCCATGGAGCAACGACTCCGGACAGGAACGCAAGTTTCGCCGTCTGCTGCTGATCGTCATGTTATCGCTGGCGTTCCTCGGTCTCGTTTGGCCGTTCCTGCCGTCGCCGGAGCCGGACCCGAACGAGATTGAAGAAATTCCACCGCGCATCGCCAAGTTGTTGTTACAGGACAAGCCGCCACCGCCTCCACCACCGCGCGTTGAACCCGAACCTGAGCCTGAGCCGGTACCGCTTAACGAACCCGAGCCGCAGCAAGTGGTCGAGGCAACGCCGGAACCGGAACCTCAGCCGCTTCCGGAACCCGAGCCGGTACCGGCTCCGGTTGATCAGCAACAACTGGCCCGGGAAAGAGCACAAGCGGCGCTGTTGCCGTTCACTCAGGACCTTGCGTCGTTGCGCGACAATGATGCGCTCGAGAAAGTCGCCGATACGCGGCCATTAACGGCATCCGTTGGTGAATCGGTGCGCAATGAGCGATCGATGATTACCTCCAGTGTGGGCACATCGAGCGGTGGTATTAATACCGCAGCCATGAGCCGTAATACTGGCGGTAGCGGACTTGGCGACCGCAATACAACGCAAGTGGCCAGCCCGGTAGCAGGCCTCGGCGCAGCGGCAGGTGAGGCACGGCGCACCGGGTCAAGCGGCAAAGCTTCCCGCAGCCGTGAAGAAATAGAGCTTGTGTTTGATCGCAACAAAGGGGCGATCTTCGCGCTGTACAATCGAGCGCTGCGACAGGATCCGTCGTTGCAAGGCAAGCTGGTACTGCGCCTGACCATTGCACCCAGTGGCGAAGTTACTCTGTGTGAAGTCGTTTCGAGTGAGCTGGGCGACGCCGAGCTGGAGCGCAAGCTGGTACAACGCATCCGTCTATTCCGTTTTGAAGCGCGCGATGTCGAAGCCATCACCACAACCAAACCTATCGACTTTTTCCCTGCTTGA
- a CDS encoding ExbD/TolR family protein: protein MRGSRRGGRRRDAETAELNITAFMNLMVILVPFLLITAVFSRLAILELNLPGASNEPVDEQELVFQLEIIVRENGIEVGDRNVGALGLYPVGADGYDFDALSTKLTELKANYPEKTDASILLEADIPYDTLVQVMDRVRVAESIVDDSIVRTDLFPDISIGDAPISAGGD, encoded by the coding sequence GTGAGAGGCAGCCGCCGGGGAGGTCGTCGCCGCGATGCGGAAACGGCCGAACTGAACATCACGGCCTTCATGAACCTGATGGTCATTCTGGTTCCGTTTCTGCTGATCACGGCAGTGTTCTCGCGACTGGCCATTCTGGAACTGAATCTGCCAGGTGCCTCGAACGAGCCCGTCGATGAACAGGAACTGGTATTTCAGCTGGAAATCATTGTTCGTGAGAATGGCATCGAAGTAGGCGATAGAAACGTTGGTGCGCTGGGGCTTTACCCGGTGGGCGCGGACGGCTACGACTTCGACGCGCTGAGTACCAAACTGACAGAACTGAAAGCGAATTATCCGGAAAAAACCGACGCATCGATTTTGCTCGAAGCAGACATTCCCTATGACACCCTGGTTCAGGTCATGGATCGGGTCAGGGTTGCCGAGAGCATTGTTGATGACTCCATCGTGCGTACGGATCTGTTTCCGGATATTTCCATCGGTGATGCACCAATCAGCGCGGGAGGCGACTGA